CCGACGACCTTCCCGTCCGCGATCGCCCGCGCCGTCCTCCGGCAGAGCTCGTCTTCGTCGCCGATTTCGGTCACGATGCATCCCCGCTCTTTCATCTCCTCACTCCTCACTCCTAACTCCTTGCTCAAATCGGCTTCGCCGAATTGCGGGCCCCAGAAGGCATGGTCCATCACGAAGGAGCGGGGAAGGCCGGGGACGCGATGATGGACGTCGTAGGCGGACCCGACCGCTGTGCCGGCATCGCCCGGCGCGGGCGGAATATAAATCTTCTCGAACGGCGTCCGGTCGGAGATCTTGCCGTTGGCGACGCTGTTCATCGCGCAGCCGCCGGAAAGACAGAGCGATCGGAGTTTGGTGCGTTCATAGAGTTTGTTGAGAATGGAAAAGTAGGTCTCTTCGAATACGACCTGCAATGAGGACGCGATGTTCTGATGGCGTGATGTAACTTCCTCGTCCGGCTTCCGGGCCGGGCCGAGCAGGCATTCCCACCGGTCCGAATAGATCGGCCCGACCGCGGGCTCGCCGCGCTCCCAGGTCATGGGGACGCCCCCGGTGTGATGGCGGAAGAAGCGCAGATCGAGCTCGAAGGTCCCGTCTTTTTTTAAACGGATGATCCTCCGGAAGGCGTCCGGGTACTCCGGCTCCCCGTACGCCGCCAGGCCCATCACCTTGTACTCGTCGCCGTATTTCGGAAATCCCAAATATTGCGTCGCGGCGGTGTAGAGAAATCCGAGCGAATGCGGGAACAATATGTTGCCTTTTACATCAATCCTGTTGCCTTCCCCGATCCCCCACATCGTGCTGGTATAATCCCCCAGTGCATCCACCGAGACGACCGCGGCCCGGTCGAACGGCGAGACGAAAAATCCCGAGGCCATATGCGCCCGGTGATGTTCGATATGATGTACCCGGGCCTTTATCTCCTCACCCCTCGCTCCCAACTCATTACTCATTACGCCCTTTATATTCCCGACGCGCGAGCGGTTGCGCATCCGGTCGGCCAGATACGACCATTTCGGCCGATGGCCCAGGGCGAAAAGGACCTTTCTCCAGAAATGGGCCTTCGGGTCGCGCGAGACCGCGACATGATCCACGTCATGGATCGAGACGCCGGCCTCGGAAAGACAGTACCGGATCGCCTCGGCCGGAAACCCGGCCCAGTGCTTGATCCGCCGGAACCGCTCCTCCTCCGCCGCCGCGATCAGCTTTCCGTCCACGACAATCGCCGCAGCCGCATCGGCGTGGTATGCGTTTATACCGAGTATGATCAATTTTAATTCCCTTTTAGCTCATGACGGCAGGCCCGGCCGTGACGGCATCCACGACACCGCCACGCCGGCCGCCGCATCTCCGCATGTTCTACCTTCTGGTCCTTTTCTTGGCCTTTTTTTTCTTGGCCGTGGCCTTCTTCTTCTTTGCGGCCGCTTTCTTCTTAGGCAAATGACCACCCCCTTTCAAGCCCCGAAGTTTGTTTCGAGGTCAATCCTCCCTGTGAACTCCTACCCATTCCCAGACCCGATTCCCTCCCACCGAACCCACCAGCCGTACTTGTTTTGGCCCCCTCGCAGACGACACTATATATAATGATGCAACCCCCATTATATTGCTTCCCAGCCAAAAGGAACGATACAACGAATCCGTGAGCCTAAAATCAACCCTGGTCGTTCTTTCCTCAAAATCCGACGGGCCTCAAATAGAATGACCAAAAACAGCCTGTCCCGCTACGAACAAGGGATGATCATTGTTTTTGATTCGTCAACTCTTCGATTGCCCGAGCGACCAGTTCCAACATTCTTGAGGGCGGAGGCGGCACCGGCTGTTTATTCCGCCACCGTGCCTCAGCAATTGCAGCGGGTAGATCTTCAGCCTCATACGCCGGAATCACCCGCCCCTCCGCCGCAAGCGCCTTGACCAGTCCGATCTGATTATCATCTAAAATCTCGCCGTACTTTACCCGACGTGGCATCACAACTGGCACTTTACCCGCCGCAAAACAATGATGGAGCGTACCGGCTCCTCCATGGCAGATGATAAGGTCGGCATCACGAACCGCATGAGGGAATTGTTCCAATGGGAAAAAATCCACCTGTTTACATTGCGACGCCCGAAAACTTGAGTCGTTTCCGGACTGAATAATGACAACATCATCTCCGAACGCACCTTCGCTCGAAAGCTTATCGACAGCTTCAAATAGACGCCTGAATCCCTGGGTCGCATTGCCCGCAGTAACAAGGATCATACTAGCGGCCCTCCGTAAATCCCGTTCGGGAAAATCTTTTTCAACGACGGCCATTGATAGAAGAACCGGTCGGCCAATCGATGCATTATCCGTCCCGAAAGGGACGGTTCTGTTACCCTATTGAACGTTTCGATAAATATCGTACGGATACCAAAAAATTTCCCCGCAATAGAAAACGGCACTACAGGCCCTGCGCCAGTGCTCAGTATAATTCTCGGACGTTCTTTACTAAGGATGCGCCAGGCCTCCCACAAATTCACCCAAAATAGCCAATCACGTTCCGAGTGCCGAATGAAATAAGTTTTCCCCTCCATATCCTTCGGTAGCAAAACACGGTCGTTCAAGACATAAAAATGTTCATAACGATCATAGACCGGTTTCAGCGCACGAACTTCGGTCAGATGTCCGCCACAAGAAGATACGATGCAGATTTTTGGTTTTGGAAATTCCATGACTGGCTTTCAGCTAACCTACAAGGCTCCGGAAGAGTTTAATCATACTCTTTGCCTTGGAATCCCAAGTGAAATCATTTTGCATCCACTTTCGGCCTCGTTCCCCCATCTCGCGCAAGGGCATTCTGGTCATGCGTTCGATTGCTTTTGCCAGGCTTTCCGGATCATTTTCCACCCAAAGACCGCACCCTATTTCTTCCACCCGTTTCCACGGCGTTCCTTTGCTAGCGACCACCGGCACGCCGTGTGCCAGGGCTTCGGCTATCACCATTCCGAAGTTCTCGGTATGGGAAGGAACTATAACAATATCTGTATTCTCAAAAAGACTTTGCTTAATTTCTCCTTCCACTGCTCCAACCATCTGTACCTGCCGTGCCAACATAAGGTCTTCTATTCGGACTCGGAGAGACTCGACATAATCAAGATCGCCGGACCCTGCAATCGTGAGCGACCAGGTGACACTTGAAAAACTGTTCAGAAGCTTGCAGGATGCCAAAATGTTTTCAATGCCTTTTATGGGATGAAGTCGACCCAGGTAAAGCAGACGGAGCGCTCCGCTTCTAGGAACGCGGGTTAGTTGGTCCGGAATTTCTATGCCGTTAGGGATGACAGCTATTTCGACATCGGGAAGCCGTTCCAGGCTATCCTTTGCCTCTTTTTTCGAAGTAACATGCAGTGTTAATTTTTTAGGAGCCGCCATCCGACACACCCATTCCCATACAGCCTTCAACATTGGGTGCGTGGAACCTTTCCACCGCTGCAACGCCCCATGTGGCGACCAGACTAACGGCTTACCCGAGATTTTGCAGAGAAATAGAGTTGGGATGGTCGGAAAAGAGTACACTGCCGACAAATAAACCACATCGGCCCAATGAATATAGGAAGGCAATAATCGTAATAGGGTGGGCGTAACCGAATTGCCTATCCATCTGTGGCAATATCGAACACGTACACCTGTGGCTATCTGTACCTCATGATCCGTCTTCACATCCAAGACCGCTTTGGGGCCATTTGCGTCCGTTGTCAGAACACGGACATCACAACCATTAACCGCCAAGTAACGACACAGATAAAAGGTTGATTCTACCGGTCCGCCGTAAACATGTGCAGGTTTATAAGCAGGTATTATATGAAGGATTCTCATTAGACGATTAAATTTTCGAATGTAACTCGACCTTGTCCGAAATATTCGGATACAATCGAGCCAGTGCTGCAGCAATACCGACAGTCAGCCAGAAATAATCATCTATTGCTCGTCCAGCATGAATTATTGAGACAAATAGAACAATGGCTACCGAGCTGATCAAGATTCTACGTTTCCAAGAAGGTTGGTATTGGATTCCAGACAAATGC
The sequence above is drawn from the Nitrospiria bacterium genome and encodes:
- a CDS encoding carbamoyltransferase C-terminal domain-containing protein, which produces MIILGINAYHADAAAAIVVDGKLIAAAEEERFRRIKHWAGFPAEAIRYCLSEAGVSIHDVDHVAVSRDPKAHFWRKVLFALGHRPKWSYLADRMRNRSRVGNIKGVMSNELGARGEEIKARVHHIEHHRAHMASGFFVSPFDRAAVVSVDALGDYTSTMWGIGEGNRIDVKGNILFPHSLGFLYTAATQYLGFPKYGDEYKVMGLAAYGEPEYPDAFRRIIRLKKDGTFELDLRFFRHHTGGVPMTWERGEPAVGPIYSDRWECLLGPARKPDEEVTSRHQNIASSLQVVFEETYFSILNKLYERTKLRSLCLSGGCAMNSVANGKISDRTPFEKIYIPPAPGDAGTAVGSAYDVHHRVPGLPRSFVMDHAFWGPQFGEADLSKELGVRSEEMKERGCIVTEIGDEDELCRRTARAIADGKVVGWFQGRMEWGPRALGNRSILADPRRADMKDVLNARIKRREAFRPFAPSILAEAAGDYFEKSTPDPFMLKVYPVKKEKRSVIPAVTHADGTGRFQTVDRATHPGYWKLIKAFEKLTGVPVLLNTSFNENEPIVARPEEAVDCFLRTKMDRLVMGNFWIEKA
- a CDS encoding glycosyltransferase; this encodes MILVTAGNATQGFRRLFEAVDKLSSEGAFGDDVVIIQSGNDSSFRASQCKQVDFFPLEQFPHAVRDADLIICHGGAGTLHHCFAAGKVPVVMPRRVKYGEILDDNQIGLVKALAAEGRVIPAYEAEDLPAAIAEARWRNKQPVPPPPSRMLELVARAIEELTNQKQ
- the pssD gene encoding PssD/Cps14F family polysaccharide biosynthesis glycosyltransferase, with the protein product MEFPKPKICIVSSCGGHLTEVRALKPVYDRYEHFYVLNDRVLLPKDMEGKTYFIRHSERDWLFWVNLWEAWRILSKERPRIILSTGAGPVVPFSIAGKFFGIRTIFIETFNRVTEPSLSGRIMHRLADRFFYQWPSLKKIFPNGIYGGPLV
- a CDS encoding glycosyltransferase; amino-acid sequence: MRILHIIPAYKPAHVYGGPVESTFYLCRYLAVNGCDVRVLTTDANGPKAVLDVKTDHEVQIATGVRVRYCHRWIGNSVTPTLLRLLPSYIHWADVVYLSAVYSFPTIPTLFLCKISGKPLVWSPHGALQRWKGSTHPMLKAVWEWVCRMAAPKKLTLHVTSKKEAKDSLERLPDVEIAVIPNGIEIPDQLTRVPRSGALRLLYLGRLHPIKGIENILASCKLLNSFSSVTWSLTIAGSGDLDYVESLRVRIEDLMLARQVQMVGAVEGEIKQSLFENTDIVIVPSHTENFGMVIAEALAHGVPVVASKGTPWKRVEEIGCGLWVENDPESLAKAIERMTRMPLREMGERGRKWMQNDFTWDSKAKSMIKLFRSLVG